The Scophthalmus maximus strain ysfricsl-2021 chromosome 7, ASM2237912v1, whole genome shotgun sequence genome includes a window with the following:
- the tln2b gene encoding talin-2 isoform X2: MVALSLKICVRQCNVVKTMQFEPSTPVYDACRIIRERVPEAQTGQASDYGLFLSDDDPRKGIWLESGRTLDYYMLRNGDVLEYKKKQRPQKIKMLDGAIKTIMVDDSKTVGELLVTICSRIGITNYEEYSLIQEVTEDKKEDGMGTLKKERTLQLRDERKMEKLKAKLHTDDDLNWLDHSRTFREQGVEESETLLLRRKFFYSDQNVDSRDPVQLNLLYVQARDDILNGSHPVSFDKAGEFAGIQAQIQFGPHVEHKHKPGFLDLKEFLPKEYIKQRGSEKKIFQDHKNCGEMTEIEAKVKYVKLARSLQTYGVSFFLVKEKMKGKNKLVPRLLGITKESVMRVDERTKDVVQEWPLTTVKRWAASPKSFTLDFGEYQESYYSVQTTEGEQISQLIAGYIDIILKKKQSKDRFGLEGDEESTMLEESVSPKKSTILQQQFNRVGRVEHGSVALPGIIRSGSIGGPDTFNVGAMPSAQQQITTGQMHRGHMPPLSLAQQALMGTINSSMQAVQQTQTDLGHVDNLPPLGHDLASRVWVQNKVDESKHEIHSQVDAITAGTASVVNLTAGEPTETDYTAVGCAITTISSNLTEMSKGVKLLAALMDDEVGSGHRLMGAARMLAGAVSDLLRSVEPAAAEPRQTVLTAAGSIGQASGDLLRHMGEGETDEKFQDTLMNLAKAVANAAAMLVLKAKNVAQVAEDTILQNRVIAAATQCALSTSQLVACTKVVSPTISSPVCQEQLVEAGKLVDRSVETCVKACRSASDDGELLKQVGAAAGVVSQSLSDLLQHVRHYASCGEPIGRYDQATDTIMNVTENIFTSMGDAGEMVRQARVLAQATSDLVNAMRSDAEAEVDVDNSKKLLAAAKLLADATARMVEAAKGAAAYPENEDQQQRLREAAEGLRVATNAAAQNAIKKKLVNRLEIAAKQAAAAATQTIAAAQNAAASNKNTVSHQQLVHSCKAVADSIPHLVQGMRSSQAQPEELGAQLALIMASQSFLQPGSKMVTSAKSAVPTVAEQAAAMQLGQCAKNLATCLAELRTATQKAHDACGPLEIDSALKTVQTLKSELQDAKMSVIDGQLKPLPGESLEKCAQDLGSTSKAVGSSMAQLLTCAAQGNEHYTGVAARETAQALRTLAQAARGVAASTKEPQASAAMLDSAQCVMEGSAMLIHEAHQALVHPGDAESQQRLAQVAKAVSHSLNNCVNCLPGQKDVDMALRSIGEASKKLLVDILPPCSKTFQEAQTDLNHTAAELNHSAGEVVHSSRGTSGQLAAASGKFSHDFDEFLDAGVEMAGHTQSTEDQIQVIGNLKNISMASSKLLLAAKSLSVDPGAANAKNLLAVAARAVTESINQLITLCTQQAAGQKECDNALRELEAVRGLLDNPNEPVSELSYFDCIESVMENSKVLGESMAGISQHCKTGDVVAFGESVGVASKALCGLTEAAGQASYLVGVSDPNSQSGHEGLVDPIQFARAHQAIQMACQNLVDPASSPSQVLSAATIVAKHTSALCNACRLASSKTSNPVARRQFVQSAKEVANTTANLVKTIKVNSPTDQNALDGDFSDENRNRCRVATTPLLEAVENLSTFANNPEFASIPAQISHEGSAAQEPIVRSARCMLDSSTYLLETARSLVLNPKDPPTWSVLAGHSRTVSDSIKSLITSIRDKAPGQRECDYSIDNINKCIRDIEQASLAAVGQTLPCRDDISMEALQEQLTSSVQEIGHLIDPVSTTARGEAAQLGHKVTQLASYFDPLIVASVGLASKLLDHQQQMTILDQTKTLSESALQMLYAAKEGGGNPKASHTHDAISEAAQLMKEAVDDIMVTLNEAASEGGMVGGMVEAIAECMGRLDEGTPPEPEGSFVDYQTTMVKFSKAIAITAQEMMTKSVTCPEELGGLASQVTVDYGQLAHQGRLAAATAEPEEVGFQIKTRVQELGHGCIYLVQKAGALQLSPTDSFSKRELIECARAVTEKVSLVLSALQAGNKGTQACITAASAVSGIIADLDTTIMFASAGTLTPEDEESFADHRESILKTAKALVEDTKLLVAGAASSQEKLAQAAQSSAKTITQLTEVVKLGATSMGSEDPETQVVLINAVRDVAKALAELIGATKCAAGKQADDPSMYQLKSAAKVMVTNVTSLLKTVKAVEDEATRGTRALEATIECIKQELTVFQSKDIPDKSTTPEEFIRMTKGITIATAKAVAAGNSAQQEDVIATANLSRKAISDMLTTCKRAAYHQEVIEELRNRALQYGSECTIGYINLLEQVLQVLQKPTQEQKQQLAVHSKHVAACVTELVQTADAMKDGGSECVDPEDPTVIAETELLGAAASIEAAAKKLEQLKPRAKPKADETLDFEEQILEAAKSIAAATSALVKSASAAQRELVAQGKVGSNLANAVDDGQWSQGLISAARMVAAATSNLCEAANASVQGHASEEKLICSAKQVAASTAQLLVACKVKADQDSEAMRRLQAAGNAVKRASDNLVKAAQKAAFDKTEDDSVVVKTKFVGGIAQIIAAQEEMLRKERELEEARKKLAQIRQQQYKFLPSELREDEG, from the exons ATGGTGGCCTTGTCACTGAAGATCTGTGTACGGCAGTGCAACGTGGTGAAGACGATGCAGTTTGAGCCGTCCACACCTGTGTACGACGCCTGCAGGATCATCCGAGAGCGAGTGCCAGAAGCCCAGACGGGACAAG CCTCAGATTACGGCCTCTTCTTGTCTGACGATGATCCGAGGAAAGGAATCTGGCTCGAGTCTGGAAGAACCCTGGATTACTACATGCTGCGAAATGGC GATGTCTTGGAGTACAAGAAGAAACAAAGGCCGCAAAAGATCAAAATGCTTGATGGTGCCATTAAAACCATCATGGTGGACGACTCGAAAACAGTCGGGGAGCTGCTCGTCACCATATGCAGCAGAATAG GAATCACCAACTACGAGGAGTACTCCCTCATCCAAGAGGTGACGGAGGACAAGAAGGAGGATGGCATGGGGACgctgaagaaagagagaacgCTGCAGCTCCGAGACGAGAGGAAGATGGAAAAGCTCAAAGccaaactccacacagatgATGACT TGAACTGGCTGGACCACAGCAGGACATTCAGAGAGCAAGGCGTGGAGGAAAGTGAGACCCTGCTGCTCAGGCGCAAGTTCTTCTACTCAGACCAGAACGTGGACTCGCGCGACCCTGTTCAGCTGAACCTGCTCTATGTCCAG GCTCGGGATGATATATTGAATGGATCCCACCCCGTCTCCTTTGATAAAGCCGGTGAGTTTGCGGGGATCCAGGCTCAGATCCAGTTCGGACCCCACGTGGAGCACAAGCACAAGCCCGGATTCCTGGA CCTGAAGGAGTTCCTGCCTAAGGAGTACATCAAGCAGAGAGGGTCCGAGAAGAAAATATTCCAA GACCATAAAAACTGCGGAGAGATGACCGAGATTGAGGCAAAGGTGAAATATGTGAAGCTCGCCAGGTCCCTGCAGACATACGGAGTGTCTTTCTTCCTGGTGAAG GAAAAGATGAAGGGTAAAAATAAGCTGGTCCCGCGGCTGCTGGGGATAACCAAAGAGTCAGTGATGCGAGTGGATGAGAGGACGAAGGATGTTGTGCAGGAGTGGCCTCTGACAACAGTCAAGAGATGGGCTGCCTCCCCCAAGAGCTTCACCTTG GATTTTGGCGAGTACCAGGAGAGTTACTACTCCGTCCAGACTACAGAGGGAGAGCAGATATCCCAACTTATTGCCGGATACATTGACATCATTCTTAAAAAG AAGCAGAGTAAGGATCGTTTTGGCCTTGAGGGAGATGAGGAATCCACCATGCTGGAGGAATCAGTTTCCCCTAAGAA GTCCACAattttgcagcagcagttcaATCGGGTGGGTCGCGTGGAGCATGGCTCGGTCGCACTGCCGGGCATAATTCGGTCCGGATCCATCGGCGGCCCCGACACCTTTAACGTGGGTGCTATGCCCTCTGCCCAGCAGCAAATCACCACAGGGCAGATGCACAGAGGACACATGCCCCCACTG AGTCTGGCCCAGCAGGCCCTGATGGGAACCATCAACAGCAGTATGCAGGCCGTGCAACAGACCCAGACTGACCTGGGACATGTTGATAATCTCCCTCCACTGGGCCATGACTTG GCTTCCAGGGTTTGGGTTCAGAACAAGGTGGATGAATCCAAACATGAAATCCACTCTCAGGTTGATGCTATCACCGCTGGAACAGCGTCTGTGGTCAATCTCACTGCAG GTGAGCCCACAGAAACGGACTACACCGCAGTGGGCTGCGCCAtcaccaccatctcctccaaTCTCACGGAAATGTCCAAGGGTGTCAAACTGCTTGCGGCGCTGATGGACGACGAGGTGGGCAGCGGCCACAGGCTCATGGGTGCTGCCAGAATGCTGGCAGGAGCCGTATCAGATCTGCTCCGATCTGTTgagcctgcagctgcagag CCCAGGCAGACGGTGCTGACCGCGGCAGGAAGCATCGGACAGGCCAGCGGGGACCTGCTCCGTCACATGGGGGAGGGCGAGACCGACGAGAAGTTCCAG GACACCCTGATGAATCTGGCCAAAGCAGTGGCCAATGCAGCTGCTATGTTGGTCCTGAAGGCCAAGAACGTGGCCCAGGTGGCCGAGGACACCATACTGCAGAACCGGGTGATCGCAGCTGCCACTCAGTGTGCCCTGTCCACCTCACAGCTGGTGGCCTGCACCAAG GTGGTGAGCCCAACCATCAGCTCCCCGGTGTGTCAGGAGCAGCTTGTCGAGGCCGGGAAGCTGGTGGACCGATCGGTGGAAACCTGCGTCAAAGCTTGCCGCTCGGCCAGCGACGACGGCGAGCTGCTGAAGCAAGTCGGGGCAGCAGCCGGCGTGGTGAGCCAGTCTCTCAGCGACCTGCTGCAACATGTCCGCCACTACGCCAGCTGTGGAGAGCCCATCGGACGCTACGACCAGGCCACGGACACAATCATGAACGTGACAGAGAACATTTTCACTTCCATGGGTGATGCTG gtgagaTGGTGCGTCAGGCCCGGGTGTTAGCCCAGGCCACGTCTGACCTGGTCAACGCCATGAGATCTGATGCGGAGGCAGAAGTGGATGTTGACAACTCCAAGAAACTTCTGGCTGCAGCCAAACTCCTGGCTGACGCCACCGCTCGGATGGTGGAGGCTGCTAAG GGGGCGGCTGCCTACCCGGAGAATGAGGACCAGCAGCAGAGACTCCGAGAGGCAGCTGAGGGGCTCCGTGTTGCCACTAACGCTGCAGCTCAGAATGCAATAAAGAAGAAACTGGTCAACCGGCTGGAG ATAGCTGCAAAGCAGGCAGCAGCGGCTGCTACTCAGACCATCGCAGCGGcacaaaatgctgctgcttCCAACAAAAATACCGTCTCACACCAACAGCTAGTGCACAGCTGCAAG GCAGTAGCAGATAGCATCCCCCACTTGGTGCAGGGCATGAGGAGTAGCCAGGCCCAGCCTGAGGAGCTGGGCGCCCAGCTCGCCCTCATCATGGCCAGCCAGAGCTTCTTACAG CCCGGAAGTAAGATGGTGACATCTGCAAAGTCGGCAGTTCCGACGGTGGCCGAACAGGCTGCGGCTATGCAGCTGGGCCAGTGTGCCAAGAACCTGGCTACCTGCCTGGCGGAGCTCAGGACTGCCACCCAGAAG GCCCATGACGCTTGTGGTCCTCTGGAGATCGACTCGGCCCTCAAAACAGTGCAGACACTCAAGAGTGAGCTCCAGGATGCCAAGATGTCTGTCATCGATGGCCAACTCAAACCTCTTCCCGGGGAATCG CTGGAGAAGTGTGCTCAGGATTTGGGGAGCACGTCCAAGGCCGTGGGCTCCTCCATGGCTCAGCTGCTAACGTGTGCTGCACAAGGCAATGAACATTATACAG GCGTGGCTGCCAGGGAAACAGCACAGGCTCTGAGGACATTGGCCCAAGCAGCCAGAGGCGTGGCGGCCAGCACCAAGGAGCCGCAGGCTTCGGCTGCAATGCTTGACTCAGCCCAGTGTGTGATGGAGGGCTCGGCCATGTTGATCCACGAAGCCCACCAGGCCCTGGTTCATCCTGGAGACGCCGAGAGTCAGCAGAGACTGGCGCAG GTGGCCAAAGCAGTGTCGCACTCCCTGAATAATTGTGTGAATTGCCTGCCAGGCCAGAAGGATGTGGACATGGCCCTCAGGAGCATTGGAGAGGCCAGCAAGAAGCTGCTGGTGGACATT CTCCCTCCCTGCAGTAAGACGTTCCAGGAGGCCCAGACTGATCTGAACCACACGGCGGCTGAACTCAACCACTCGGCCGGCGAGGTCGTCCACTCCTCTCGTGGAACAAGCGGCCAGCTGGCTGCGGCCTCCGGCAAGTTCAGCCACGACTTTGATGAGTTCCTTGATGCCGGCGTTGAGATGGCAGGACACACCCAA AGCACGGAGGACCAGATTCAAGTCATTGGTAACCTGAAGAATATCTCCATGGCGTCCAGTAAGCTGCTGCTCGCTGCCAAGTCTCTTTCTGTGGATCCAGGTGCAGCCAACGCAAAGAATCTTCTCGCTGTAGCGGCAAG GGCGGTGACAGAGAGTATTAACCAGCTGATCACACTCTGTACCCAGCAAGCAGCAGGACAAAAGGAGTGTGACAACGCCTTGAGGGAGTTGGAG GCTGTCAGAGGGCTCCTAGATAATCCCAACGAGCCCGTCAGTGAACTCTCCTACTTCGACTGCATCGAGAGCGTCATGGAGAATTCAAAG GTCCTTGGAGAGTCGATGGCAGGCATTTCACAGCACTGTAAAACGGGTGATGTGGTCGCCTTCGGGGAGAGCGTGGGTGTGGCGTCCAAAGCTCTGTGTGGGCTGACGGAGGCTGCAGGACAG GCTTCTTATCTTGTAGGTGTGTCTGACCCCAATAGTCAGTCAGGCCACGAGGGGCTGGTGGATCCCATCCAGTTTGCTAGGGCCCACCAGGCTATACAGATGGCTTGTCAGAACTTAGTGGACCCAGCCAGTAGTCCCTCGCAG GTCTTATCTGCAGCAACAATAGTAGCCAAACACACCTCAGCTCTCTGTAATGCCTGCCGCCTGGCTTCCTCTAAAACCTCCAACCCCGTGGCCAGGAGACAGTTTGTCCAGTCAGCCAAAGAGGTGGCCAACACCACCGCCAACCTCGTCAAAACCATCAAGGTCAACTCCCCAACTGATCAAAAC gccTTAGATGGAGATTTTTCTGATGAGAACAGGAACAGGTGCCGCGTTGCTACGACCCCACTCCTTGAGGCTGTCGAAAACCTCTCGACCTTTGCCAACAACCCTGAGTTTGCGAGTATCCCGGCTCAGATCAGCCACGAG GGCTCCGCAGCACAGGAGCCCATTGTGCGTTCAGCCCGCTGCATGCTCGACAGCTCCACTTACCTTCTGGAAACGGCCCGCTCGCTGGTCCTCAACCCAAAAGATCCTCCCACCTGGTCCGTTCTAGCTGGCCACTCCAGGACGGTGTCTGACTCCATCAAGAGCCTCATCACCTCCATTAG GGACAAGgcaccaggacagagggagTGTGATTACTCCATTGATAACATCAATAAGTGTATCCGGGACATTGAGCAAGCTTCCCTGGCTGCAGTTGGGCAGACTCTGCCCTGCAGAGATGATATCTCCATGGAA GCGCTCCAggagcagctgacgtcctctgtGCAGGAGATTGGGCATCTGATTGATCCTGTCTCCACCACAGCCCGAGGCGAAGCTGCCCAACTCGGACACAAG GTGACCCAGCTGGCCAGTTACTTCGATCCACTCATTGTGGCATCAGTGGGCCTGGCCTCCAAGCTCCTGGACCACCAGCAGCAAATGACCATCCTGGACCAGACCAAGACCCTGTCGGAGTCGGCCCTGCAGATGCTCTATGCTGCCAAGGAAGGCGGGGGAAATCCAAAG GCGTCCCACACCCACGATGCCATCTCTGAAGCAGCGCAGCTGATGAAGGAGGCTGTGGACGACATCATGGTGACTTTGAACGAGGCAGCCAGTGAGGGGGGCATGGTCGGGGGCATGGTGGAGGCCATTGCTGAATGCATGGGCAGG CTGGATGAAGGAACACCGCCTGAGCCCGAGGGCTCGTTTGTGGACTACCAGACTACAATGGTGAAGTTCTCCAAGGCCATCGCCATCACTGCACAGGAGATG ATGACGAAGTCAGTAACCTGCCCCGAGGAGCTCGGTGGCCTCGCCTCTCAGGTGACAGTGGACTATGGACAGCTAGCGCACCAAGGACGTCTCGCTGCAGCTACCGCAGAGCCAGAGGAG GTTGGTTTCCAGATAAAGACACGGGTGCAGGAGCTGGGCCATGGCTGTATCTACCTGGTCCAGAAGGCGGGAGCCCTGCAGCTCAGCCCCACTGACAGCTTTTCAAAACGGGAGCTCATCGAGTGTGCACGCGCAGTCACAGAGAAG GTGTCCTTGGTACTGTCAGCGCTGCAGGCGGGGAACAAAGGCACCCAGGCCTGTATCACAGCAGCAAGTGCTGTTTCTGGCATCATCGCTGACCTGGACACCACCATCATGTTCGCCTCAGCTGGAACACTGACCCCTGAGGATGAAGAGTCCTTTGCTGACCACAG GGAGAGCATCTTGAAGACAGCCAAGGCGCTGGTGGAGGACACCAAGCTGCTGGTTGCGGGAGCCGCATCCAGCCAAGAGAAACTGGCCCAGGCCGCCCAGTCCTCGGCCAAGACCATCACCCAGCTCACTGAGGTGGTCAAACTAGGAGCAACCAGCATGGGCTCTGAGGACCCCGAGACACAG GTGGTTCTGATAAACGCGGTGCGTGATGTGGCCAAAGCTCTGGCCGAACTCATCGGTGCCACCAAATGTGCTGCTGGCAAGCAGGCTGACGACCCGTCCATGTATCAGCTGAAGAGTGCTGCCAAG GTCATGGTGACCAACGTGACGTCTCTTCTAAAAACAGTGAAGGCAGTGGAGGATGAAGCCACTCGCGGGACGAGGGCACTGGAGGCCACCATTGAATGCATCAAGCAGGAGCTGACG GTGTTCCAGTCCAAGGACATCCCAGACAAGTCCACCACACCCGAGGAGTTCATCCGCATGACAAAGGGCATCACCATAGCGACGGCCAAGGCAGTAGCTGCAGGAAACTCTGCTCAGCAGGAGGACGTGATCGCCACTGCCAACCTGAGCCGCAAAGCCATCTCCGATATGCTGACTACATGCAAG CGAGCCGCATACCACCAAGAAGTGATCGAGGAGCTGAGGAACAGGGCCCTGCAGTACGGCTCCGAGTGCACCATTGGATATATCAACCTTCTGGAGCAAGTGCTGCAG gtgcTGCAGAAGCCCACACAGGAGCAGAAACAGCAGCTGGCCGTGCACTCCAAACACGTGGCAGCGTGTGTGACAGAGCTCGTCCAGACAGCTGACGCCATGAAAG ATGGAG GATCAGAGTGTGTGGACCCCGAGGACCCCACTGTCATCGCTGAGACTGAGCTCCTCGGAGCAGCAGCATCCATTGAAGCTGCCGCCAAGAAACTAGAGCAGCTGAAACCCAGGGCCAAGCCCAAG GCAGATGAGACGCTGGATTTCGAGGAACAAATCTTAGAGGCCGCGAAGTCCATTGCTGCAGCAACTAGTGCGCTCGTTAAATCTGCGTCAGCAGCCCAGAGAGAACTGGTGGCACAAGGCAAG GTGGGATCCAATCTAGCCAATGCAGTGGATGATGGCCAGTGGTCACAGGGTCTTATATCAGCG GCTCGTATGGTAGCGGCAGCCACCAGCAACCTGTGTGAGGCAGCGAACGCCTCAGTTCAGGGCCACGCCAGCGAGGAGAAGCTCATCTGCTCAGCCAAGCAGGTCGCGGCCTCCACGGCTCAGCTGCTGGTGGCCTGCAAGGTGAAGGCGGACCAGGACTCTGAAGCCATGAGGAGACTACAG GCGGCCGGCAATGCGGTGAAGCGGGCATCAGACAACCTGGTGAAGGCGGCTCAGAAAGCAGCATTTGACAAGACCGAAGATGACAGTGTGGTGGTGAAGACCAAATTCGTCGGGGGCATAGCTCAG ATCATTGCGGCTCAGGAGGAGATGCTGAGGAAGGAGCGGGAGCTGGAGGAAGCCCGGAAGAAGCTGGCTCAGATTCGACAGCAGCAGTACAAGTTCTTGCCCAGCGAGTTGAGGGAGGATGAGGGCTGA